In Bacillus sp. FJAT-45037, the following are encoded in one genomic region:
- a CDS encoding phosphocarrier protein HPr — translation MAEKTFKITAETGIHARPATQLVNKAGQYSSDVTLEYKGKSVNLKSIMGVMSLGVGQGAEVTIKAEGSDADEALQAIEDVIKEGLGE, via the coding sequence ATGGCAGAAAAAACATTCAAAATCACAGCAGAAACAGGAATTCATGCACGTCCTGCAACACAATTAGTAAACAAAGCAGGTCAATATTCTTCAGACGTAACACTAGAATACAAAGGGAAATCTGTAAACTTAAAATCAATCATGGGCGTGATGTCACTTGGTGTTGGTCAAGGTGCTGAAGTTACGATCAAAGCTGAAGGATCAGATGCAGATGAAGCATTACAAGCAATTGAAGATGTAATTAAAGAAGGGTTAGGCGAATAA
- a CDS encoding PRD domain-containing protein: protein MSDSFHIKKVVNNNVVIAMNPDHEEVILIGRGIGFGQKRGQSIEPEAIDKLFVLADREDQEQYKQLLDDVDESFINLMAEVVRGIQDDLKAPLHERIHLALADHIQFAVRRIKQGIDIPNPFLTETELMFPQEFQLARNAVLFLNEHLEVELPEAEIGFVALHIYSATSNQKITEMHEHPQLILELVQVIEHQAEGTIQKRTVEYMRLVHFLCDVIDRFRKKETIDGTVLLSDLLKEEFNLCYNITEQIVNKLNQRFETAYKAEDVPDVVFYLQKLIKNI from the coding sequence ATGAGCGATTCGTTTCATATAAAAAAGGTAGTCAATAATAATGTCGTCATTGCCATGAATCCAGACCATGAAGAAGTCATACTCATTGGGAGAGGGATCGGGTTTGGCCAAAAACGTGGTCAATCGATTGAACCTGAAGCCATTGACAAGCTGTTTGTTCTAGCTGATCGTGAAGATCAAGAGCAATATAAACAATTACTTGATGATGTAGACGAATCGTTCATCAATTTAATGGCAGAAGTCGTACGAGGAATTCAAGATGATTTAAAAGCACCACTCCATGAAAGAATTCATTTAGCTTTAGCTGATCACATTCAATTTGCTGTTCGTAGAATTAAGCAGGGAATTGATATTCCGAATCCATTTTTAACTGAGACGGAATTAATGTTTCCACAAGAGTTCCAACTTGCACGGAATGCTGTACTGTTTCTAAACGAGCATCTTGAGGTTGAACTACCTGAGGCAGAAATCGGTTTTGTCGCCTTGCATATTTATAGTGCAACATCCAACCAAAAAATTACGGAAATGCACGAACATCCTCAATTGATCTTAGAGTTAGTGCAAGTGATTGAACATCAAGCAGAAGGAACGATTCAAAAACGTACAGTGGAGTATATGCGCCTTGTTCATTTTTTGTGCGATGTGATTGATCGTTTCCGAAAAAAAGAAACGATTGATGGTACTGTTCTTCTATCAGATCTGTTGAAAGAAGAATTTAACTTATGCTATAATATTACTGAACAGATCGTGAACAAGTTAAATCAACGTTTTGAAACGGCATATAAGGCTGAAGATGTACCGGATGTCGTCTTTTATTTGCAAAAACTTATTAAGAATATATAA
- a CDS encoding helix-turn-helix domain-containing protein, which produces MKGAEFGPKPLLTKREREVFELLVQDNTTREIAKELFISEKTVRNHISNTMQKLGVKGRSQAVIELIRLGELEI; this is translated from the coding sequence TTGAAAGGAGCAGAATTCGGACCAAAACCATTACTTACGAAAAGGGAAAGAGAAGTATTCGAACTTCTTGTACAAGATAATACGACAAGAGAGATCGCAAAAGAACTTTTCATAAGTGAGAAGACCGTACGAAATCACATCTCTAATACGATGCAAAAGTTGGGGGTTAAGGGGCGCTCTCAAGCTGTTATAGAACTAATCAGACTGGGTGAACTTGAAATCTAA
- a CDS encoding acyl-CoA thioesterase codes for MTLRLPTYITNFEQWREGFTFSTTLKVRFSETDAFGHVNNKNALVYFEDARLEYFNSIGLMQKWSSEDFETMIVAADLQVDYIRQIKFNETLHVFVKVEKLGNSSMDLHYLVENESSDICLTGRGSIVQIGKVSGRSVPWNEEMRQALQDQPQR; via the coding sequence ATGACGTTGAGATTACCTACATACATAACAAATTTCGAACAATGGCGAGAAGGGTTTACCTTCTCAACAACCCTAAAGGTACGATTTTCTGAAACGGATGCGTTTGGACATGTTAACAACAAAAATGCGCTTGTTTATTTTGAAGACGCTAGGCTTGAATACTTTAACTCTATTGGCTTAATGCAAAAATGGTCAAGTGAGGATTTTGAAACGATGATTGTAGCAGCGGATTTGCAAGTAGATTACATTAGACAAATTAAATTCAATGAGACATTACATGTGTTTGTAAAAGTAGAGAAGTTAGGAAACTCTTCAATGGACTTACACTACTTAGTCGAAAACGAATCAAGTGACATTTGTCTTACTGGAAGAGGCTCTATTGTTCAAATTGGTAAAGTGAGTGGACGATCGGTGCCATGGAATGAAGAGATGAGACAAGCTCTACAAGATCAGCCGCAACGATAA
- the sdhB gene encoding succinate dehydrogenase iron-sulfur subunit — MSEKTIKFKVTRQDDPNGSSYVEEFEVPYRENMNVISALMEFRRNPVNTKGEMTTPIAWDMNCLEEVCGACSMVINGKPRQSCTALVDQLEQPIRLDPMKTFPVVRDLIVDRSRMFDSLKKVKAWIPIDGTYDLGPGPRMAETKRQWAYELSKCMTCGVCLEACPNVNSKSEFIGPAPLSQVRLFNAHPTGEMNKAERLETIMGDGGLTNCGNSQNCVQACPKGIPLTTSIADLNRQTTLQSFKNFFGGQ; from the coding sequence ATGAGCGAAAAAACAATCAAATTTAAAGTAACTCGTCAAGATGACCCAAACGGCAGTTCTTATGTGGAAGAGTTCGAGGTCCCATATCGCGAAAATATGAATGTTATTTCAGCTTTAATGGAATTTCGTCGTAATCCTGTCAACACAAAAGGTGAAATGACGACTCCAATTGCATGGGATATGAACTGTTTAGAGGAAGTATGTGGTGCTTGCTCAATGGTAATTAACGGGAAGCCTCGTCAATCATGTACAGCGCTTGTCGATCAATTAGAACAACCAATTCGCTTAGACCCAATGAAAACATTCCCTGTTGTACGTGACTTAATCGTCGATCGTAGCAGAATGTTTGACTCATTGAAAAAAGTAAAGGCTTGGATTCCAATTGATGGAACGTATGATTTAGGACCTGGCCCTCGTATGGCAGAGACAAAGCGTCAGTGGGCATATGAATTATCTAAGTGTATGACATGTGGTGTATGTTTAGAGGCATGTCCGAATGTAAATAGCAAATCAGAGTTTATTGGACCAGCACCATTATCTCAAGTACGTCTCTTTAACGCTCATCCAACAGGAGAGATGAATAAAGCAGAACGACTTGAAACGATTATGGGTGATGGTGGACTTACCAACTGCGGTAACTCCCAAAACTGTGTACAAGCTTGTCCTAAAGGCATTCCATTGACAACATCGATTGCAGATTTAAACCGTCAGACGACGTTGCAATCATTTAAGAATTTCTTTGGTGGACAATAA
- the sdhA gene encoding succinate dehydrogenase flavoprotein subunit: MSKGRIIVVGGGLAGLMAAIKAAEKGVPVDLFSLVPVKRSHSVCAQGGINGAVNTKGEGDSTWEHFDDTVYGGDFLANQPPVQAMTEAAPGIIHLMDRMGVMFNRTPEGLLDFRRFGGTQYHRTAFAGATTGQQLLYALDEQVRRHETSGLVTKYEGWEFLSAIVDDEGTCRGITAQDLKTSEIKSFPADAVIMATGGPGIIFGKSTNSVINTGYAAAKLYQQGVHYANGEFIQIHPTAIPGDDKLRLMSESARGEGGRVWTYKDGKPWYFLEEKYPAYGNLVPRDIATREIFDVCVEQKLGINGENMVYLDLSHKDPKELDIKLGGIIEIYEKFMGDDPRKVPMKIFPAVHYSMGGMWIDYDQMTNIPGLFAAGECDYSQHGANRLGANSLLSAIYGGMVAGPKAVEYMNGLAKSTDSMSSSLFDGETKKEQEAYDNIMKMDGKENAYILHKELGEWMTDNVTVVRYNERLLKTDEKIQELMERFKNININDTAKWSNQGASFTRQLDGMLSLARVVTLGAYNRNESRGAHFKPDFPERNDEDFLKTTKATFNPATNGPDFTYDEVDTSLIKPRKRDYSQKKQGAVKS, encoded by the coding sequence ATGAGTAAAGGCAGAATTATTGTTGTCGGTGGCGGACTGGCTGGTCTGATGGCAGCAATCAAAGCAGCAGAAAAAGGTGTACCAGTTGATCTATTTTCATTGGTACCAGTAAAACGCTCTCACTCTGTATGTGCACAGGGCGGCATTAATGGTGCGGTTAATACAAAAGGGGAAGGCGATTCTACTTGGGAACACTTTGATGACACAGTCTATGGTGGCGACTTCTTAGCAAATCAACCGCCAGTTCAAGCAATGACTGAAGCAGCACCTGGAATCATTCACTTAATGGACCGTATGGGTGTTATGTTTAACCGTACACCAGAAGGATTATTAGATTTCCGTCGTTTCGGTGGAACACAATATCACCGTACAGCCTTTGCTGGTGCAACAACAGGCCAACAATTGCTATATGCACTTGATGAGCAAGTTCGTCGTCATGAGACGAGTGGACTTGTCACGAAATACGAAGGATGGGAATTCCTTTCAGCCATCGTTGATGACGAAGGAACCTGTCGCGGAATCACAGCTCAAGATTTAAAGACATCTGAAATTAAAAGTTTCCCTGCAGATGCAGTCATTATGGCAACGGGTGGACCAGGAATTATTTTCGGTAAATCAACAAACTCAGTAATCAACACAGGGTATGCTGCAGCGAAATTGTATCAACAAGGTGTTCATTATGCCAATGGTGAGTTCATCCAAATTCACCCAACAGCAATTCCTGGAGATGACAAACTTCGTCTTATGAGTGAGTCTGCTCGTGGAGAAGGTGGACGAGTATGGACATATAAAGACGGAAAACCTTGGTATTTTCTTGAAGAGAAATATCCTGCTTATGGAAATCTTGTTCCTCGTGATATCGCTACACGTGAAATCTTCGATGTGTGTGTCGAGCAGAAGCTTGGAATTAACGGAGAGAACATGGTATACCTTGATTTATCTCACAAAGATCCTAAAGAGCTTGATATTAAGCTTGGGGGAATTATTGAGATTTATGAGAAGTTCATGGGTGATGACCCACGTAAGGTACCAATGAAGATCTTCCCTGCGGTTCACTACTCAATGGGTGGAATGTGGATTGATTACGACCAAATGACAAATATCCCTGGTCTTTTTGCTGCAGGTGAGTGTGATTACTCTCAACATGGTGCGAACCGCCTAGGTGCAAACTCATTACTATCAGCTATTTACGGTGGAATGGTCGCAGGTCCAAAAGCTGTTGAATACATGAACGGATTGGCTAAATCAACGGACTCCATGTCTTCATCACTATTTGATGGGGAAACGAAGAAAGAACAAGAGGCTTACGATAACATCATGAAGATGGATGGAAAAGAAAATGCTTATATTCTTCATAAAGAGCTTGGGGAATGGATGACAGACAACGTAACGGTTGTACGTTATAACGAGAGGCTTTTGAAGACGGATGAGAAAATCCAAGAGTTAATGGAGCGTTTTAAGAACATCAACATTAATGATACAGCGAAATGGAGCAACCAAGGTGCATCCTTTACACGACAGCTAGATGGTATGTTAAGTCTTGCACGAGTTGTAACGCTTGGTGCTTACAATCGTAATGAAAGTCGCGGGGCACACTTTAAGCCAGACTTCCCTGAGCGTAATGATGAAGACTTCCTAAAGACAACCAAAGCGACGTTTAACCCAGCGACTAATGGACCTGATTTCACATACGATGAGGTTGATACATCGCTGATTAAACCTCGTAAACGTGACTACTCACAAAAGAAGCAAGGGGCTGTTAAATCATGA
- a CDS encoding succinate dehydrogenase cytochrome b558 subunit has product MAGNREFFNRKMHSLLGVIPVGLFLVQHLVINHFATRGASAFNQASHFMESLPFRYALEIFIIFIPLLYHAIYGIYIAFQAQNNTVRYGFFRNWMFRLQRTSGVFLLIFIAWHVWETRIAAAFGADVNYNMMADILSSPFMLAFYILGVVAATFHFANGLWSFAVSWGITVTPRSQQISTYVTIGIFFILTFVGIRAILAFINPDLANI; this is encoded by the coding sequence ATGGCAGGGAATCGAGAATTTTTTAATCGCAAAATGCACTCCCTACTAGGTGTTATTCCAGTTGGACTCTTCTTAGTTCAACATCTAGTAATCAATCACTTTGCAACAAGAGGTGCTAGTGCATTCAATCAAGCTTCGCATTTTATGGAGAGTTTACCTTTCCGTTACGCACTTGAAATTTTCATCATTTTTATACCGCTTTTATACCACGCTATTTATGGGATCTATATTGCGTTCCAAGCACAGAATAATACAGTACGCTACGGTTTTTTCCGTAACTGGATGTTCCGTTTACAACGTACATCGGGTGTGTTTCTATTAATCTTTATCGCATGGCATGTATGGGAGACACGTATCGCAGCTGCATTTGGTGCAGATGTTAACTACAACATGATGGCAGATATCTTAAGTAGTCCATTTATGCTTGCGTTCTATATTTTAGGTGTTGTTGCTGCTACGTTCCACTTTGCCAATGGTTTATGGTCATTTGCCGTATCTTGGGGAATTACAGTTACACCACGTTCACAACAAATTTCAACATATGTAACGATCGGTATTTTCTTTATATTAACGTTTGTAGGGATTCGCGCAATCCTCGCATTCATTAATCCAGACTTAGCAAACATTTAA
- a CDS encoding TrkH family potassium uptake protein, producing the protein MKLGLSQFLSPFRVIIISYIVAMILFSILLYLPISHKDGVTISFSEALFTSVSAVSVTGLTVVNVSETYSYIGVFFLALAIQLGGIGIMTLGTFVWMLFGKKINLSQRMLIMVDHNQNNFSGLVNLMRGILFVALIIELIGALILGTYYLRYFDTVFEAYYQGAFAALSAFTNAGFDVTGQSLIPFANDYYVQLVVILLIFAGAIGFPVLMELKEYFSKENPHFKFSLFTKISTTTYFAVFVIGVVGIWALETGSYYVGLEWHQQLFYSIFNSATTRSGGLSTMDVSELNMATLLFMSALMIIGASPSSVGGGIRTTTVAVMFLTIKSFALGKDDVKVFGREIHPEDRQKAFIVLSVFIVMLFAAVTLIVAFESNTDITLLAIIFETSSAFGTCGLSMGITPDLSLPSQFVLMVLMFIGRVGLIAFLFSIRRRETKSHFKYPTERIIIG; encoded by the coding sequence ATGAAATTAGGGTTAAGTCAATTCCTTTCTCCTTTTCGAGTCATTATTATTTCGTATATTGTAGCGATGATTCTCTTTAGCATTCTTCTTTATTTACCGATTTCTCATAAAGATGGTGTAACGATTTCGTTTTCAGAAGCGTTATTCACATCGGTGAGTGCAGTGAGTGTAACTGGACTGACTGTTGTTAACGTCTCTGAAACCTACAGCTATATTGGGGTTTTTTTTCTTGCTTTAGCTATTCAACTTGGTGGAATTGGAATTATGACACTGGGTACGTTTGTGTGGATGCTATTTGGAAAGAAAATTAATTTATCACAACGAATGTTGATCATGGTCGATCACAACCAAAACAATTTCTCCGGTCTTGTAAACTTAATGCGAGGAATTTTATTTGTTGCTTTGATCATCGAATTGATTGGAGCACTCATATTAGGTACATATTATTTACGCTATTTTGATACTGTTTTTGAAGCTTACTATCAAGGGGCGTTTGCGGCACTAAGCGCGTTTACCAATGCGGGGTTTGACGTGACGGGGCAATCGTTAATTCCGTTTGCCAATGATTATTACGTTCAACTTGTCGTCATTTTGTTGATTTTTGCAGGTGCGATTGGTTTTCCTGTCTTGATGGAATTAAAGGAATACTTCTCGAAAGAAAATCCTCATTTTAAATTCAGTTTATTTACAAAAATTTCAACAACGACTTATTTTGCTGTGTTTGTGATCGGTGTTGTCGGTATTTGGGCATTAGAGACAGGTTCGTATTATGTTGGGCTTGAGTGGCATCAGCAGCTCTTCTATTCGATTTTTAATTCTGCGACAACGAGAAGTGGTGGTTTGTCAACGATGGATGTCTCAGAGTTGAATATGGCAACCTTGTTGTTTATGTCTGCATTGATGATTATTGGTGCTAGTCCTTCAAGTGTAGGGGGAGGCATCCGTACGACAACGGTTGCGGTCATGTTCTTAACGATTAAAAGTTTCGCCTTAGGAAAAGATGATGTGAAAGTCTTTGGACGAGAAATTCACCCCGAAGATCGACAAAAGGCTTTTATTGTCTTATCTGTATTTATAGTGATGTTGTTTGCGGCCGTCACTTTGATTGTTGCTTTTGAATCCAATACCGATATTACGTTGCTAGCGATCATTTTTGAAACCTCATCGGCGTTTGGAACGTGTGGTTTATCAATGGGGATTACACCTGACTTATCATTACCAAGCCAATTTGTCCTAATGGTTTTAATGTTCATTGGGCGCGTTGGGTTGATTGCCTTCTTGTTCTCGATTAGAAGACGAGAAACGAAGAGTCATTTTAAATATCCGACGGAAAGAATCATCATAGGATAA
- a CDS encoding YslB family protein, with translation MEPNMEPTLDTKTESAEQRFAYDLIRNDVLKDILGSEHDSIMYWIGRSLARKYPLHTIEETIDFFRKANWGQLVLVKEKKQQRSFELRGSWMKQDDNRCYQLETGFLAEQIEHWTGAYTGATHLQKKGVVTIQVESDLKDSVNQS, from the coding sequence ATGGAACCAAATATGGAACCAACGCTCGACACAAAAACAGAATCAGCGGAGCAACGATTTGCTTATGACTTGATTCGAAACGATGTCCTAAAAGATATCTTAGGTAGTGAGCACGACTCCATCATGTACTGGATTGGTAGGTCACTCGCTCGAAAATACCCATTACATACGATTGAAGAAACGATCGATTTTTTTAGAAAGGCTAACTGGGGACAGTTGGTGTTAGTCAAGGAGAAAAAGCAACAACGCTCATTTGAACTTCGTGGTTCTTGGATGAAGCAAGATGACAACCGTTGTTATCAACTTGAAACAGGCTTTCTAGCTGAGCAAATCGAACATTGGACGGGAGCTTATACTGGAGCAACTCATTTACAGAAAAAAGGTGTTGTCACTATTCAAGTTGAATCTGACCTGAAAGACTCGGTAAACCAATCATAA
- a CDS encoding aspartate kinase, producing the protein MARIVQKYGGTSVGSVEKINNVANRIQMAVENGDELIVVTSAMGKSTDQLVQLAADITDVPSKREMDMLLSTGEQVTISLLTMALQQRGLEAISFTGGQAGMMTEDRHGNARIKSIETTRIEEQLQAGKVVVVAGFQGVTTDGSITTLGRGGSDTTAVALAAATKANRCEIYTDVTGVFTTDPRYVKKARKLQAISYDEMLEMANLGAGVLHPRAVEFAKNYEVPLMVASSMSMETGTMIEEEVSVEKNLVVRGIAFENDVTKVTVAGLPNHLDTLPKLFSVLSKHGVNVDIIIQNQNDQHVNISFSITQCSLKETVACLEQAKQELNYESLYHEGELAKVSIVGSGMISNPGVAARMFEALAENDIFIKMVSTSEIKVSAVVAEDDMVMAVEALHDTFRLDEVLEDEQVKQLA; encoded by the coding sequence ATGGCACGAATTGTACAGAAATACGGAGGCACGTCAGTTGGATCAGTTGAGAAAATTAACAATGTGGCGAACCGAATTCAAATGGCAGTTGAAAATGGAGACGAATTGATTGTCGTGACCTCAGCTATGGGGAAGTCGACCGATCAATTAGTTCAATTAGCAGCAGATATAACAGATGTTCCGAGTAAAAGAGAAATGGATATGTTGTTGTCTACAGGAGAGCAAGTCACGATCTCTTTACTGACAATGGCGCTTCAACAACGTGGGCTAGAAGCGATTTCTTTTACTGGTGGGCAAGCTGGAATGATGACGGAAGATCGTCACGGAAATGCTAGAATCAAGTCGATTGAAACGACACGAATCGAAGAACAACTACAAGCTGGTAAAGTCGTTGTCGTAGCAGGTTTCCAAGGGGTAACGACGGATGGGAGCATTACGACTCTAGGTAGAGGTGGATCGGATACAACTGCAGTGGCACTTGCTGCTGCGACGAAGGCAAATCGGTGTGAGATATACACAGATGTCACTGGGGTCTTCACGACCGACCCGCGTTATGTGAAAAAAGCAAGAAAATTACAAGCGATTTCGTACGATGAGATGTTAGAAATGGCGAACTTAGGTGCTGGTGTTTTGCATCCAAGAGCGGTTGAATTTGCTAAAAATTATGAAGTGCCACTCATGGTTGCTTCAAGTATGTCAATGGAGACAGGAACGATGATTGAGGAGGAAGTATCGGTGGAAAAGAATTTAGTTGTGCGTGGAATTGCGTTTGAAAACGATGTAACGAAAGTAACGGTAGCAGGACTTCCTAATCACTTAGATACGTTACCTAAATTATTTTCAGTTTTATCAAAGCACGGGGTGAATGTTGATATTATTATCCAAAACCAGAATGATCAACATGTGAATATTTCATTTTCTATTACACAATGTTCACTAAAAGAAACGGTCGCTTGCCTGGAACAAGCAAAACAAGAATTAAACTATGAGAGTCTCTACCATGAAGGGGAACTCGCGAAAGTATCGATTGTCGGATCAGGAATGATTTCGAATCCTGGTGTTGCTGCACGTATGTTTGAAGCATTAGCAGAGAATGATATATTTATTAAAATGGTGAGTACATCCGAAATTAAAGTCTCAGCAGTAGTAGCCGAAGATGATATGGTTATGGCAGTAGAAGCACTACATGATACATTTCGTTTAGACGAGGTGCTAGAGGATGAACAAGTGAAGCAGTTGGCGTAA
- the uvrC gene encoding excinuclease ABC subunit UvrC — protein sequence MLSQLKDKLAILPDQPGCYLMKDRQGTIIYVGKAKVLKNRVRSYFTGSHDTKTQRLVSEIVDFEYIMTSTNIEALILEMNLIKKHDPKYNVMLKDDKSYPYLKITSEKHPRLITTRNVKKDGGKYFGPYPNAGAANETKKLLDRLYPLRKCRTMPDKVCLYYHIGQCLAPCVNEVSPVQNQEMVQEITKFLRSGHTDIKKDLTEKMMKASEELNFERAKELRDTLQHMEAVMERQKMTINDHVNRDVFGFAYDKGWMCVQVFFVRQGKLIERDVSIFPFYKEAKEDLLTFIGQFYLQKDHIKPTEILVPENIERELVEELLEVKTHHPKKGKKKELLDLADQNAKEALKEKFSLIERDEDRTIKAVERLGEAMAISSPYRIEAFDNSNIQGTDPVSAMVTFLDGKPSRKDYRKYKIKSVEGPDDYGSMREVVRRRYARLLKDELPLPDLIVIDGGKGQIAAAQEIIEDELGLAIPVCGLAKDEKHRTSQLLMGDPPIIVPLKRDSHEFYLLQRIQDEVHRFAITFHRQTRSKTFFKSALDDVSGVGEKRKRQLLKHFGSVKKMKEATIEEIRDQGIPIKVAETLYQKLHEDEEN from the coding sequence ATATTGAGTCAATTAAAAGATAAGCTAGCGATCTTGCCTGATCAGCCTGGCTGTTATTTGATGAAGGACCGACAAGGAACCATTATATATGTTGGGAAGGCAAAGGTGTTAAAGAACCGTGTACGATCTTATTTTACTGGATCGCATGATACAAAGACACAAAGACTTGTGAGTGAAATTGTAGATTTCGAATACATTATGACTTCCACCAATATCGAGGCACTAATCCTAGAGATGAATCTTATCAAAAAGCATGATCCGAAATACAATGTGATGCTTAAAGATGATAAGTCCTATCCTTATTTAAAAATTACTAGCGAAAAACACCCTCGTTTAATTACAACAAGAAATGTTAAAAAAGACGGTGGAAAGTATTTTGGTCCATATCCAAATGCGGGTGCGGCGAATGAAACGAAAAAATTACTCGATCGCCTTTATCCTTTACGAAAATGTCGGACAATGCCAGATAAAGTTTGCTTGTATTATCATATTGGCCAATGTTTGGCTCCTTGTGTAAATGAAGTATCTCCAGTTCAAAACCAAGAGATGGTTCAAGAAATCACAAAATTTCTACGTTCAGGCCATACGGATATAAAAAAAGATCTGACAGAAAAAATGATGAAAGCATCTGAAGAGTTAAACTTTGAACGAGCCAAAGAATTACGCGACACGCTTCAACATATGGAAGCAGTCATGGAAAGACAGAAAATGACGATCAATGACCATGTGAATCGTGATGTGTTTGGTTTTGCTTATGATAAAGGGTGGATGTGTGTACAGGTTTTCTTTGTTAGACAAGGAAAACTAATTGAAAGAGATGTGTCGATTTTTCCTTTCTATAAAGAAGCGAAGGAAGATCTTCTTACCTTTATTGGTCAATTCTACTTGCAAAAAGACCATATCAAACCAACCGAAATTCTTGTTCCAGAGAACATCGAAAGAGAATTGGTGGAAGAATTATTAGAAGTCAAAACGCATCACCCGAAAAAAGGAAAGAAAAAGGAGTTACTAGACCTTGCCGATCAAAATGCTAAAGAAGCGCTGAAGGAAAAATTCTCACTAATTGAACGTGATGAGGACCGAACGATAAAAGCGGTTGAACGTTTAGGAGAAGCGATGGCGATCTCCTCACCTTACCGAATTGAAGCCTTCGATAATTCGAACATCCAAGGAACCGACCCTGTCTCGGCGATGGTGACATTTTTAGATGGAAAGCCTAGCCGAAAGGATTATCGGAAATATAAGATTAAATCGGTTGAAGGACCAGATGACTATGGTTCGATGCGGGAAGTCGTCAGAAGGCGATACGCGAGATTGTTGAAAGATGAGTTGCCTTTACCAGATTTAATCGTTATTGACGGAGGAAAGGGTCAAATTGCTGCGGCACAAGAAATTATAGAGGATGAACTTGGCCTAGCTATTCCAGTCTGTGGATTAGCAAAAGACGAAAAGCACCGTACTTCCCAATTACTAATGGGAGATCCGCCAATTATTGTCCCATTAAAAAGAGATAGTCATGAATTTTATCTACTGCAACGGATTCAAGACGAAGTCCATCGTTTCGCTATTACCTTCCATCGTCAAACGAGATCTAAAACATTCTTCAAATCAGCATTGGATGATGTGTCTGGTGTCGGGGAAAAACGAAAACGTCAGTTATTAAAACATTTTGGCTCAGTGAAGAAGATGAAAGAAGCGACAATCGAAGAGATTCGCGATCAAGGGATTCCAATCAAAGTGGCAGAAACCCTTTATCAAAAACTTCATGAGGATGAAGAAAATTAA
- the trxA gene encoding thioredoxin, with the protein MAILNVTDQSFATETSEGVVLADFWAPWCGPCKMIAPVLEELDAEMGDKVKIAKLDVDENQETAGKYNVMSIPTLLVFKDGEVVDQVVGFQPKEALAELLNKHL; encoded by the coding sequence ATGGCAATTTTAAATGTAACAGATCAATCTTTTGCAACTGAAACAAGCGAAGGAGTCGTATTAGCAGATTTTTGGGCACCTTGGTGTGGACCTTGTAAAATGATCGCGCCTGTTCTTGAAGAACTTGATGCTGAAATGGGCGATAAAGTAAAAATCGCTAAATTAGATGTTGATGAAAACCAAGAAACAGCTGGTAAATACAACGTAATGAGTATTCCAACTCTACTTGTTTTCAAAGACGGAGAAGTTGTAGATCAAGTTGTTGGCTTCCAACCGAAAGAAGCATTAGCTGAGCTACTTAACAAACACCTATAA